One part of the Augochlora pura isolate Apur16 chromosome 3, APUR_v2.2.1, whole genome shotgun sequence genome encodes these proteins:
- the LOC144467737 gene encoding protein Skeletor, isoforms B/C-like, with the protein MTARSPTSYSPRIATIGLLGAVFFLLTARVCSEPYYGRLIGKLSALHHGVSGEVYAVDGRTLFIKDFTYDGEGPTAFFYVGVTDRVDGDGIRLRDERGGTKTLRRYRKEDITLTLPDNKTLNDIKWFSVWCDRFSVSFGDVRIPRGFNYPKPQKLAALSGVHAVSSEPIVVVDAQTLLVPGFTYDGEAPDAKFWVGVGPSPSPQGIRVPDEYGRTVPLRSYDHKTIVLTLPDDLTVHQIGHFGVWCEAFAVDFGHVQIPQNVNVPPSLKMLGVSPQSKLNCEVLEDRLGFEVRWAVAGDSMVAQLVGKLADTVVDLATGESTGEDQICVRVKNVLFPSEQFD; encoded by the exons ATGACGGCACGATCACCCACATCGTACTCGCCGCGGATCGCCACTATCGGTCTGCTTGGAGCGGTCTTCTTTCTACTGACAGCAC GGGTATGCAGCGAGCCTTATTACGGCAGGCTTATTGGCAAGCTGTCGGCACTTCACCACGGCGTCAGCGGTGAGGTTTACGCCGTGGACGGGCGAACTCTGTTCATCAAGGACTTCACGTACGATGGCGAAGGGCCAA CCGCTTTCTTCTACGTGGGCGTCACGGACAGAGTCGACGGCGACGGGATCAGATTGCGGGACGAGCGAGGAGG AACGAAGACGCTGAGGCGATACCGCAAGGAGGACATCACGCTGACGTTGCCCGACAACAAAACGCTGAACGACATCAAATGGTTCTCGGTGTGGTGCGACAGATTCTCC GTGAGCTTCGGTGATGTCAGGATACCACGGGGATTCAACTACCCGAAGCCGCAGAAATTGGCTGCTTTAAGCGGCGTGCATGCCGTCAGCTCCGAgccgatcgtcgtcgtcgacgctcAGACGCTTTTGGTGCCCGGCTTTACCTACGATGGCGAGGCTCCAG ACGCTAAGTTCTGGGTCGGTGTCGGACCATCGCCATCCCCGCAGGGGATCAGGGTGCCGGACGAGTACGGAAGGACGGTCCCCCTGCGTTCCTACGATCACAAGACCATCGTGCTCACGTTGCCGGACGACCTGACCGTCCACCAGATCGGCCACTTCGGCGTCTGGTGCGAGGCGTTCGCCGTTGATTTCGGCCACGTGCAAATCCCGCAGAACGTAAACGTGCCGCCATCCCTGAAGATGCTCGGAGTCTCGCCGCAG TCGAAACTGAACTGCGAAGTTCTCGAGGACAGGCTGGGTTTCGAGGTGCGTTGGGCCGTGGCCGGAGACAGCATGGTCGCCCAGCTCGTCGGAAAACTTG CAGATACAGTAGTCGATCTGGCAACAGGAGAGTCCACAGGAGAAGATCAAATATGTGTACgagtaaaaaatgttttatttccaTCAGAACAATTCGATTAA
- the LOC144478900 gene encoding protein Skeletor, isoforms B/C-like: MADVTRRRITRVLATVLACVLISASGSAEDDDEVYRGKYLGKLNAYHHQVSGDVYVVDEYTLLLTSFSYDGNGADTFFWAGGSNRPGPQGFIVPDEWGKTNILDRYFNKDFTLTLPDNKKVTDIKWFAVYDLGSQNTFGDVYIPEEFDPPAPQKISQLTKRSHGVSSGSIVIVDSKTIKIPEFTYDGQGTDTYFWVGLGPQPSSKGTKVPDEYGYLDPIRVYQGDDIVIQLPGDMTVFNIDWLSVFDVKSKSNYGSVIIPDGLNVPPSLVKVIKHAHALPNCVQLHKRFQVSWEIFGPQITVELAGQVDEDEYMAFGISGSETSSQMEGSDVAVAYMDGARGYAADYNITAKAPCGKVLGQYRGVCRDEVFGGLDNNQLYTAVRVDGINIITYRRTLISSDPGDKEYPTDRPVYVIWALGRLDENHEPTFHDLYPKSDLRLELVRQEPENTCMDFTETDVALMEPWEKAEIFDRSIRTFKATIGPSGGKKGYQGMTGQTSTGLAWYIEGQLVPELYLRRGLTYNFRVHGGNNPHSPNLYHPLIITDEPHGGYDKLSDAAQSKIRVLAGVEFTRRGQPRPTAVGPLCLSKHDERDRRLDDDFPTFRHFNRTLVHTCEPGDGGVLEVTPNSTWPDTVYYNSFTHANMGWKIHVVDAYLRSNGVTWKLSLLAGLTAVLFRLL; this comes from the exons ATGGCAGATGTTACGAGGCGACGGATAACAAGGGTTCTAGCGACTGTGCTGGCATGTGTGCTTATTTCTGCCAGCG GTTCCGCCGAGGATGACGACGAGGTGTACAGGGGCAAGTACCTGGGAAAGCTGAACGCGTACCATCACCAGGTGTCCGGCGACGTCTACGTTGTCGACGAGTACACGCTGCTGTTGACGTCCTTCAGCTACGATGGGAACGGGGCCGACACATTCTTCTGGGCCGGTGGGTCGAACCGGCCCGGGCCTCAGGGTTTCATCGTGCCCGACGAGTGGGGGAA AACGAACATCCTCGACCGGTACTTCAACAAGGACTTCACTCTGACCTTACCGGACAATAAGAAAGTGACAGACATAAAATGGTTCGCCGTCTACGATCTGGGCAGCCAG AACACGTTCGGCGACGTCTACATTCCCGAGGAGTTCGATCCCCCGGCGCCGCAGAAGATCTCGCAGCTGACGAAACGCTCGCACGGAGTGTCCTCGGGATCCATAGTGATCGTGGACTCGAAGACGATAAAAATCCCAGAGTTCACCTACGATGGCCAAGGAACTGATACCTACTTCTGGGTGGGACTCGGTCCACAGCCTTCCAGCAAAGGAACGAAGGTTCCCGATGAATACGGCTA TCTAGATCCAATTCGCGTGTACCAAGGCGACGATATAGTGATCCAGCTGCCCGGAGACATGACGGTCTTCAACATCGACTGGCTGAGCGTGTTCGACGTGAAGAGCAAGTCGAACTACGGCTCCGTGATCATCCCCGATGGCCTGAACGTGCCGCCTTCGCTTGTAAAA GTGATCAAGCACGCGCACGCCCTGCCGAACTGCGTTCAGCTCCACAAGCGGTTTCAAGTCAGCTGGGAGATCTTTGGCCCGCAGATCACAGTCGAGCTCGCTGGACAAGTTG ACGAGGACGAGTACATGGCCTTCGGAATTTCTGGTTCGGAGACCTCTAGCCAGATGGAAGGTTCGGACGTTGCGGTCGCTTACATGGACGGAGCAAGAGGATACGCTGCTGACTACAATATCACCGCGAAAGCTCCG TGCGGCAAGGTTCTTGGACAGTACAGAGGAGTCTGCAGAGACGAGGTCTTCGGTGGTCTGGACAATAACCAACTGTACACTGCTGTCAGAGTAGACGGGATCAATATCATCACTTACAGACGCACCTTGATCTCTT CTGATCCAGGAGACAAAGAGTACCCTACGGATCGGCCTGTGTACGTCATCTGGGCTTTGGGCAGGTTGGACGAGAACCACGAGCCGACCTTCCACGATCTGTACCCTAAATCTGATCTGAGACTAGAACTGGTTCGCCAAGAGCCTGAGAACACCTGCATGGACTTTACCGAGACCGATGTGGCCTTGAT GGAGCCGTGGGAGAAAGCAGAGATATTCGATAGAAGCATCAGGACGTTCAAAGCAACCATCGGCCCGTCCGGAGGGAAGAAGGGCTACCAAGGGATGACAGGACAAACGTCGACAGGCTTGGCTTGGTATATCGAGGGTCAACTGGTTCCCGAACTATACCTTCGTCGAGGATTGACCTATAACTTCCGGGTCCACGGAGGCAATAATCCCCATAGCCCGAACCTGTATCATCCTCTGATCATCACCGACGAACCTCACGGTGGCTACGACAAACTGAGCGATGCTGCACAGAGTAAAATTAGGGTACTTGCCGGCGTCGAATTCACCAGACGTGGCCAGCCAAGACCAACTGCAG ttgGTCCACTATGCCTGAGCAAGCACGACGAGCGAGACAGAAGACTGGACGATGATTTCCCCACGTTCAGACACTTTAATAGAACCCTAGTGCACACGTGTGAGCCAG GCGATGGTGGCGTCCTGGAGGTCACTCCGAACTCCACGTGGCCGGATACCGTTTACTACAATTCGTTCACTCATGCGAACATGGGCTGGAAGATCCACGTGGTGGATGCTTACTTGAGAAGCAACGGTGTCACATGGAAGCTGTCGTTGCTCGCAGGATTGACGGCTGTGTTATTTCGTTTGTTATAG
- the LOC144479142 gene encoding uncharacterized protein LOC144479142, translated as MASAEVEEARHDPEEEQFIRMLMFAKFKRIREFLSKNRSIDLRYPTENLKTPLIAAIDRADPQILSLLLEKNSADLDETLTQPCGRTALMYAAYSSRDPEVLQVLLKKGADLRKTDIRGWTSLQYAIVGERSKNVSTLLDAGVPINQRDFQGRTPLMTSVYLSNLNILTLLLDRGADINASDNNGLTALQLAILSRKRDAAIALMERGSDMSVFTPKTKASIGELSRTAMPSVLRCIEPKLRIL; from the exons ATGGCGAGCGCCGAGGTCGAGGAAGCCCGACACG ATCCCGAGGAGGAGCAGTTCATCCGAATGCTAATGTTCGCAAAGTTCAAGAGGATCAGGGAGTTCCTCTCAAAAAA CCGATCGATCGACTTGCGGTACCCCACAGAGAACTTGAAGACGCCTCTGATCGCGGCTATCGATCGCGCGGATCCACAGATCTTGTCTCTTCTGTTGGAGAAAAATTCTGCGGATTTGGACGAGACGCTCACCCAGCCTTGCGGGAGGACCGCCTTGATGTACGCTGCTTACTCTTCCAGGGATCCCGAGGTGTTGCAGGTGCTCCTGAAAAAGGGCGCGGATCTGCGGAAGACGGACAT CAGGGGCTGGACTTCTCTTCAATACGCTATCGTCGGCGAACGTTCGAAAAACGTGTCTACTCTCCTGGACGCCGGTGTTCCGATCAATCAACGGGATTTCCAGGGTCGAACGCCCTTGATGACCTCCG TGTACCTCTCGAACTTGAACATACTGACGCTCCTGTTGGACCGCGGCGCTGATATCAACGCCAGTGACAACAACGGTCTCACAGCCCTTCAGCTGGCCATTCTGTCGAGGAAAAGGGACGCAGCTATCGCCTTAatggagagagggagcgaCATGAGCGTGTTCACCCCGAAAACAAAAGCTTCGATCGGTGAGCTGAGTAGAACCGCCATGCCCAGTGTTCTTCGCTGCATTGAACCAAAATTGAGGATTCTGTAA
- the LOC144479141 gene encoding luciferin sulfotransferase: MAPHLETVADLDRILREKFTNEFRKGYVNVNGVCLPERYQEFAKAFEEFEVRDDDVWVCSFPKTGTTWTQEMIWCIANDLDFEGAEVLLPERFPFLEHSILFDYTTIIPRHPEVKLHQLVSDSLGYVNSKPSPRFIKTHLPFRLLPRQLRSGEKKPKIVYVARNPKDTCVSYYHHCKLLEGYQGDFDSFCRLFLGAKVSFAPFWDHVLGFWNRRSYPNVLFLKYEDMKADLSSVILQSAAFLGKAMSDDNVNALMKHLSFENMKTNRSVNYEEAVELNRKLKLIDVAGDFFRSGKVNQWRGEMAEDVVDRFDRNTKEHFSKHNLFF; the protein is encoded by the exons ATGGCACCCCACCTCGAAACGGTCGCCGATCTGGATCGGATTTTGCGCGAGAAGTTCACGAACGAGTTCCGGAAAGGCTATGTAAACGTGAACGGCGTCTGCTTGCCGGAGAGGTATCAAGAATTCGCGAAGGCGTTCGAAGAGTTTGAAGTTAGAGACGACGACGTGTGGGTCTGCAGTTTTCCCAAAACTG GAACAACGTGGACGCAGGAGATGATCTGGTGCATCGCGAACGACTTGGATTTCGAGGGTGCCGAGGTCCTTCTGCCGGAGAGGTTCCCGTTTTTAGA GCACTCGATTCTTTTCGATTACACGACGATCATACCTCGGCATCCGGAAGTAAAGCTCCATCAGCTGGTCTCAGACAGTTTGGGATACGTGAACAGCAAGCCCAGTCCGCGATTCATCAAGACTCATCTCCCGTTTCGCCTGCTTCCTCGTCAGCTTCGTAGCGGCGAGAAGAAGCCGAAGATCGTCTACGTCGCCAGAAACCCAAAGGACACCTGTGTCTCCTACTATCATCACTGCAAGCTCTTGGAAGGCTACCAAGGAGACTTCGACAGCTTCTGCCGCCTTTTCTTGGGCGCAAAAG TGTCCTTCGCGCCGTTCTGGGACCATGTTCTAGGATTCTGGAACAGAAGGAGCTATCCCAACGTGTTGTTCCTGAAGTACGAGGACATGAAAGCT GACCTGTCCTCGGTGATCCTGCAATCGGCCGCGTTCTTGGGCAAAGCGATGTCGGACGACAACGTGAACGCGTTGATGAAGCATCTCAGTTTCGAGAACATGAAGACGAACCGCTCGGTGAACTACGAAGAAGCGGTGGAGTTGAATAGGAAGCTGAAGCTGATCGACGTCGCCGGCGACTTCTTCCGGAGCGGAAAAGTGAACCAGTGGAGGGGGGAAATGGCCGAAGATGTTGTCGATCGCTTCGACCGGAACACGAAGGAGCACTTCTCGAAGCACAATCTATTCTTTTAA